The Sparus aurata chromosome 15, fSpaAur1.1, whole genome shotgun sequence genomic interval tgtgtttgcctCTGGACCGCCCCCAAGTGCAGCCCAGAATGCTtgcataaaaacacaatgttaaGAGTCTGAGGGTGGAGACGTGTGGTTCTGGTTAAAAATGTCACTTCTGATCACTTCGGGTAATTGTGAGACAGGGGTTATTGTGTGTCGTTCTCCTTGGATCTCTGGCTGAAGGCGAATAAATGGTGCTGTGTCAGTCTTTAACTGTTGAACAGAAACAGGGATGAAACAGGGATTAAGGCTGCGGAGGAGAAGCGCCGAAATGTCGTCTCCGTttttatacacccaacaacacaCTCAAGACCAAAGACAGGGATAAACAACAAAAGATGCACCAAGTAGAGAGCACATCTACTGGACAATCCCCACTGAGACTACATGTGGGACAGTGTCTATGACAGTGTTAGTACATGCTTGTGTATGGTACATGTAAATGCACAAGTTTACATGTTGAATAGACTACTGCACCTTTGACTGCAGGAAGTAGTCACATTACAGTCAGTACAGTGTAACAAGAAATCCAGGAAAGAAATATGTTTGTTCACTTCCTCCAATACAACTGTATCTCTGATCAGGGCAAGCACGTTTGTGGTGAGAATGAATTGAATTAGTGAAATAATTGGCTCGGCGGCTGACAAAAGTCTGGTTATTTGGATCCTTTTTTGGGTATACAGGGTATACAGGGTTACAGTAATATATAACTTTTAGCAGGAACGGAGCAATATAACGTGTTACAAacaatatttcacaaatgtatttctACAGTTGTTAAACGTAACACACTACAATCCACGTTACCGACCGCAGTGAAGCAtttcttgctgtttttttaagaattcaTCCACACCAACATGACCATATTAATataggctctgtgtgtgtttaatataaCCAAGCCTATAAGTTCTGTGTGATTGAAATGAGCTGTATTTCATAGGCTTCATGATGCAGCCTTGATCTCCGAGCGCACTTTTACATTCTTGAATCACACATGAACATGCATTCCTTGTTCTGttgactaaaataaaaagagatttTTGTCTTGTCGTTTCATTATTGGCTACGTTATTGTGTTTCATATATCTGAGCCTacaattaaacatattttttccaaTCTCATAATATCCACTGTGATCCTTTGTCGGCTCATCACTGTGTCGAGGGACATTCATTCCGTTAAAAAAGATCCAGCCTATTCAATCGTTCTTGTTATTAGGGCTTTTTTATTTAAGTGACTAAAACATACGTATGggaagtgttttaaaaaaacagatctgCAATCAGATTTTTAACACAGGCAGCACAGATATTGATTGCCTTTGTGGTTAGGTCTGCTGCCTCATGTCCAGACTGATCCCCGGAGACTGACCCCTCCGAGAGCACAGATGAGTCAAGACTCATCTGTGCAGGGTTTTCATGGTGATGTCTTTGTAAATCGGGTCGATGGCAGAATTCTTATCTTTATTCTAACAGAGGAAATAATCTGTAACAGTAACACAGTCAGTTATAACGTGGTACTTTAGTTCATTTCTGAGATCTGGAAACAGCATCTCTGAATGGAGGCCAAACAGGAGAAGAAGCACAAGGACTCAGGTGACCACACAGGATTAAAACAATCACTTTGAATAACACAATTTATTTGGAAGAGAAGTTGATGGCAAATTGTAAAGTTAATAATTAGAAAATGACTTCTTGATTTGGCAATAGTGACTGTACTTGCCAAATTTCctgcattctgtttttctgtgcaaTGAGGGACTGTTCCAACATTTTAAACAGTCAAGATAACCTGTTGTCAACTTTAGGACCTCTCTGACTCGTGTTTCTTGCCCCTTCAGACTTTGTTGCTGCACTGCCCCCAGGTCAGAAATGGTAGTCAACACTACTTTCCTTTAACCGCATGCTGTCTAACCATTTTGTACTGAGAACAGTTCCGGCCTCTTGTCGAAGGACCGTGAATTTTAATAATGTGTTATCACTTATTTAATTATCGTTGACGTGTTCAGATAATGGCTCGAAATTAGCCGTAATTACAATAACCTGCAGCCCACTTAACAGCCAGCTGTTGTGTGTCATGCCATTCTTGCTCAAGTGGTTGTTCAAGTAGCTTAATCTGTAATGTCACTGACTCGTTTTAATGTTCAGGCACGGTGAAATTAGTCAAATAAATTTAAATCAATTGACACGAGGTGTGCTCCAGCAATTATAGACATGAATGACGAAGCGTTCATTTTTTACCTCAGGTTGCACCTGGGATTAGTCCTGCACTGCCTGGCCCAAAAACACAGGAGATGAGATGTCTGTACGGAGCGTCACTCTGCTCATGAAGCTGACAAACATGCACTGTTGTTCAGGGACAAGCGCGCTTTCAGCAACTGAAGAAAAAACTGGCCTCAGTGCCACAAATGGCCGCCACAGTGTATACATCCACATCTAcagatctttttcttctcccctcctTCCGCCTCTTTTTTTCTGGTCATTTCCGAGAAGTACAAACATTTCCTTAACATGTCCTTCTGTATCTGATCTCAAGTCAGTCTCTGTGGCCGCTTCATGGCGTGTGTACTTTGTGCAAATGCTGTTCGAGGGATATTTTATGATTAGCGGtctgaagcacacacacacacataaaaaggcATTTGGATTGTTTTTCCACATGGAGCACATGCCCACACGCAAAcagggtgcacacacacaaacacaaacacacagacacacaggaccAAACTctgctaaaacacacacacacacacactgagcaatGTGTTCcaggttttatttttcacaggGACATCTCCACTTGCAGTTCATTTcatcagagagaaacacagctggagcTTCTGGGACGCAAAACAATGCCTTGACCAtgccagacacacacgcacacacacgcacacacacacacacacaccatgtttCCTGCAGGTCGTTGGACATCATTCATTGACACTGTTCAGCTACATTACACggtttaatttcttttaaagaggtcatattatgctttttggGGTTTCatctttcctttattgtgttgtgTAGCATTTTCATGATGTgaaaggtctgcaaagtgaaaaagtcCACGCCAAAGGGAGttactctctcccacagaacaCACTGCTCCTGCGCTGCCTGAAACGCCTGGTTTGGAGTCGAGCCTTTACTTCCAAACTTGTGTATGTCACTACGTAACAGGcgtatatttatatacatattattaaatatatacGGCAGCCATACTATTAGTTCACACTATCTTGCTTGGCATGGCCCGCCCtactctgattggctacatcctgccgtTAAGTAATGCAACTCTCAAAGATCGAAGATTGAACAGAGgccagatgtctcactctgtggGTGAAACGGAGCATTCAAGCCACAGTGTGAAAAtgggtgctgcagcaatgcaccatatgagaaaaataatgtgtttttgaaaaattaaagtatgtaagCACATTTTACTTGGaccccaaaataaaactatGGACCTGAAATGTtccataatatgacctctttaaagcTTACCTTTTCCTCAGCGGAGTCTTTCCTGTTGTTCTTATTACTGATAACATGAAATGTCTCTATCTTTCTGTCCTAACAATCTGTAAATCTACTTCCATGTGTGTCCAAAGTGCTTGAGTAAAGTAATCCATCACTGTCAGTactgtatttttcatttatttcttccaGCAACACCTCACACCTGGAATAAACTCCAGTTTGACTGGGCACAGACAGGCTCCATATCTTAAATGAGTCTTGTATAACTGTGAGAACTGTGATTTTCCTGTTCGATTCTGTTCATAGTATGATCAGTTGCACATTGCATGTACACATCGCTAACAATCTTCTGTGGTATCCTTTCTCTCTTTACAAACGTCAGAATCAGCTGAAATGCCACaacacatttcaacacatttataGGAAAAGATGCAAACTGGATTCACACGACCATGTCTGACAACAAATGACTACATCGTTATTAGGACTGTGTAGGAGAATGTGAAGGGTTAAAACAACGGAGTGTCCTCTTAAAgcgtgcattttttttttgataaacaaCTTGTGGAACTTATTGTTCATGCAAACTATGAGCTTACACATCAGATACAGTTTCGAGGCTGACCCGAGAGTGTGAGCCAAACTACAAAACGTTTCCCCTCCGTCCTCGTGATAACACTTCCACAGCAACCTCAGTTGaacctcattaacatttctgttttctgagCGAACATATTCAAAGACTTGACTCGAGCGCTTTCGCTGAACCCTCGgtaactctcactctccacagATTCTTTGGCTTTCGCAGAGAGCATGACAACATCGTCAGTGCGGATCCAACAGAGATCCGCCGTGAGTGATTTTAATTGCTTTAACACATCCATCATCGTTTGCTTATTAGTTCTTCATGCTCCGATGCCTCTTagtttttcattaaaaatgtctcAGAGAGAAGTGAGTGCAGTGTCTAAATCTCAGctgaaatgtttgatatttacagGTGGCATCTGTGGTCTGGGTCCAACTCATTAGCGGGCTCAGGGACTGATGTCAAGGGCCGCGAGTTTGGTGGAATGTGTGAGGTTTTCGGCtaaaaaatgtccaaaagtTTATATAACACTTGCCTCAGCCAGTGGATAGGGAGAAGTCTATGAATCAGGCAcagaatcacaaacacacacacacacacacacatgctctcaCTACTCTGGAGGACTGCGCAGGCCAACAGTTGATGATGAATCGATCCCCTGCTATGACAGTGATTGTGGTCTAAAACTGGATGAGTTGGGAGTTGCACTGCGTAGTTTCTGCACTGCGACTGCTGAGAGGAGAACTGATGCTCCCCTTCACAGCAATGTGGAAGCTGTCAACATCTTGTGGGGGGGGCGATGTTCTCATCTTTTCTGCCAAGAAGTGCATTCACTTCCTAAAAAGTGTCAAGAGACATGTGGCGAAGGAGTGTTAAATAAATATACTGAGGGTTCAAAGTAAGAAGAATCACTTCAGACACATGATGAGGAAAGTGGGggttttgttttagtttatttcAGAGAATCACAGCCTCCAGATATCAACGCCTTCTCACTTCTGTCGTTGTGTCTTGTGTATTTATGCCTTTAAATGGTTGAAGTTGGGTCAAGTTATAATGATTAAATACTGTGatgtaatatttatttaatcttCACATTCATAACTCTGGTGATATTCTAGATTTTTCATACTGTCAGCAAATCCCTTAAAAATACCAAAATCCATGATGAACTGACCCTACTAACAAGCATCGCCTGTGTTTCCAGACCTGCTGTATGCTTGCTTTTCTCTGTGCCATGGAGCTCCATTGTGCCTCAAACATTATCACACAAATaaatgagccacactgttgcacTGAGTGACATGTTACTCAGCATTGGCAGGGACAGAAGCTTTCATTTTGAATCAATGTGTCACTGGCGAGTTCATTTGCCACCTATTACTGACGCTCTGTGTGGAGAAACAGCTCCTGATGTCACTTCTCTCTCCGCTGGCATCATACATGCTATCTGCAAAACACAGAATGTGTTGGCATGGAAAAAATTTACATCTTGTGTGCAGCACAGGCAATAGAGCAAAGGGAGTTAGGTAAGACTAAATTTTAGACTGTGCTTGTGTACGGACTGACAGCCCTGATAACTCACAGTGATCGGCTCTTGCTTCCTCTGTGTCTGACAGTTTATATTTCAAGTATCAAATCTGCACATGACTTAAAGCTCCGAGACGGCTCCATCTCAGCCACAAAACGCTAGCATTGCAGACCAAAGTTAGtcatcttggagacaaattTCACACCTCGTTGCAGCAACACATAGCATACCcaacaaacatgcatcatttacCCCTGTTCGAGACCCTTTTTCTAAAAACTACAGTTTCAACATACAGTCAGAATCCCACAGGCAGGGTAGGGAGGGGACAAATTATTAAGAGACTTGCTTATGCTTTACTGACTTGTTGACAACAACCAAAATATAGAATATCACCAGGATTGTCCTTTATACTGTAGTTTTACATTATGTTGCGCACTGTGCTTGAACGTtgaacaaaaatattttaaacagGTTACTTTACTGCACTATATCGAGCGGAACATCACCAGCGCTACATTAAATGGACTGGTGAGTTTCCTTTTAGGTGTTTTTTCCAGAACAATCATTCAGTCCAGAATGCATCATGGTCCATAACATCCAGATCATTTTCCTTTTGTCTTCATGTTCTTGTCAACTGCCCATTATTCTAATCTTAAATGGGAAAATAAGCAATTACTAAACTGccatttggcatttttttttttttttttgctgtaaatgtgattgcacaatgtaaatAGCTCTGGAATAATGATACGAGCATTTAGATTGGCTCTCCTTTAAACCTCCATTTCGCTGTGCAGTTTTCTCGGCTGGAAATCTCCCGGGAGAATGAAGACTGACTGGTTATCGAGTCAGTCTGGCAGCCTGGACACCTCTTCTAATTGGTTCACGTCTCTGTTACATAGATATTTTGTCCTGTGCTGTTGGTAGCTGCTTCCCCGTGGCAAACGAAAAGCAACCTGGTCGTCTTTGTGACAGCGGCACAGGCAGTGACGCCACTTGGAATCGCTGATGGAGGATTGACTGTTCCCGCTTTCCTCTTTTATgagaacaattaaaaaaataataatttcagcaGTGAATATTGAAGGCTGGAGCTCGTTTGAAAAGCAAAGCAACTCTAAGTTTTAATTTAAGTGGCTgatcattaaaaaaattgctGAGTCGATTATGATTCAAGTACACCTTCGGGCTACTGTACTCAATCAAGTTCAATTTACTCCTGCCGACTCttgtgctcacacacacgcgcacgcacacacgcatacatTTATGTTCTCCACTGTGCTCTTGTGTTATTCATAGGTAACAAAATGTAAGCTACCATCCGAGACAGATGGTCTGGCATATGTTTCTCTACCCAGCTGTCTCttcggacacacacacacacacacacacacacacacacacacacacgcagaaaaaCCTAAAGCTTGGAGACCTGGTGCTCCTCAGCATCCCAGTAAGCCGATAATAAGACTGAGAGTGACATTGTAAGGATTAATATAGTGGCACTGTGGAGATACAGATGGGGCCTCAGCGTGTCTCTAATGAATGTGGTGTGTGGACTCAGTAGATCTGTCTGCTGTACAGTGTGCGCAGTGCTTTATGTGCTGCAGCTCGACTTATTGACTTGGCTTCGGTTCAGGTCCCACTAAGATAAGTGCCAGGTGATGACGTGAGGGCTCTGCGGGTGTGACACAGTTACTTCTGAACCCCGTAGCTCCCAGCGAGCATGCTCCCTGTGTGCTTCTTAACAGTCCAGAGGGGGCCCGGAGCCAAGAGGTGACACATACCAGCGGAGAGCGGCGGGCAGGGCTGTGAATAACTGTTGGAAAAAAGATAGCAGAGATccacagaggagaaggaggaagagatgtTTCAGTGAAAAGTTTGCTTTGAGAGTTTTCTGTACATCCCCATTAAGCAGTTGGAGAGAGTTGCGAAGGGGAAAAGACAGCGACAGCTACAGTAGTCCAGTCTGGAGGTGGGAGGAGACGAGTGGTAGCACAGAGACGGAGAGCAGCCAGAAAGAAATGCCCGACCACCTGCGCTCCCCAGAAGACCGTGTACCCCCAAAGTAAGCGACCtgggctgcagagagagagaggcgaaACAGAGGGCAGGGGAAAAAGTTAGCCAACATCTGCGTCTTTATGGCTGCAAGAGAGCTCATTCACATGGGGGAGTAAGTCATGCAAGACAGCGGGGTGCAGAGAGGGGACACGGTCAGAGGAATGTTAGCACCTCTAAGCCTTTACTCCAAACCAGAGTAATTAAGGCAGCTTAAGGCATCTCGTTCTCTGGCAGTGCTTCCTTTGTTCTCCCGATCTTAGTAATCCAGCTAAGTCTACCCTGACTCTGCCAGGACCACTCACCCACACAGGCCGAGCCATCATCGTTGGGCTCAAAGCCCTGGTTGCATCTCCTCTTGGCGCGGCACTTATAGCTGCCGTAGGTGTTGGTGCAGATAGGGCGGTCAGAGGGGCACACAGAGGGGAACTGGGTACACTCATCTTCATCTGAGGGAGGAGGATGGTAAGGCAAGGGAAGGAAACACACTTTTTGTCTtgattttgggaaaaaaaaaaaaaaaggacacaacTGACGGATGTTTGCAGCTTACCTGTGCAACGGCCGTTCTCGTTCAGGGCAAACCCATGACCACACTGTAAGACACGGTCAGTCTGATTAGAGACAAGAATGGGTTTGAATGAGAGGTGACAAATGAAGTAAAAGCTGATAAATGAGTGAGAAACACAACTAATGTAGACGCTTTCACTCTGACTGAGCCATTTTGTTGCCATGCCTCGTATCCACTTGCGACCTTGGAGAGAATGCTAATTGCTCATCAACACTGGGTCATTCCGAGTGATTCCCTTTATGCCATAATGAACCATTTGGAATAATGCTGTTCAGTTCTCCCTCAGACCTGGATCGACCATGCCAGTGATGGCTGAAGCTGTTCCGGAGGCTTGTAGAGGCCAAACGCCTCACTGAGACACTTTATGGTGGCTGTAGCCATGTACTAAGaatagattttatttaattgtgatGATGTAAGGTTGTATTTGtggacattttcattaaatCCCAGTCAGAATTTGTGAGATCTGAGCCCTGAACCCAGTATTCTTCCCACTTTTTTCATGCATTGTCCCatgccaaaacacaaaaaaaagtttgctgtgtttgtagtttgacttcacacacattcaaataGGAATGTGCAATAGTATaagcacaaaatgtgtttaattaagGTCTAAAAATGATTAAGCCTGAATTTAGCGGGACCGGTGAGCGGTCCTGTTTCACATGTGTTCATTTTAGCCCCTTCACCTCAGAGCACACCCAGGACAGTTAAATGATACTGATATTGAAATCAAGGACATTCTTCTCATAGTGGCCATGCCTATTCGACAAAGCATAACAACATTTTAGATGTTGGCAGTTGAGGATTACTGTGAAGCTGTACCTCTATCTCCACAGTAGGagtgacctcctcctcctctcttggATAGTGGATCTCCAGCACTGTGTTGACGTCTGAGGGTTCCAGGGGTCGAGCCACTGAGCGGCCGTCTGGCCAGTACACCTCCACATTCGTGGCAACATCCTTACCTGGTCGGACATACAGCACAGTCACAGCGCACACGAAACTCAGAGGAACATGCATAcatcattttgtgattttttcgGGAGATGCCGCAGTCTCACGAggcctttctcttcctctctttcagaCAGGGAGTGGCACCGCCTTCACTTCTCTCTCCATTAACCATTTTTATCAGGCAGAGAGAAAGCCCCTCTCCAGAGGGCCTCTGCAGCACTTaattaaagtggcatttctaaTGTAAACAGATCTTGAGTTACCTTGCCAGGCAGTGATCTGCTCAGCAGGTGTGCTGCCCTGAGAGCCAAAGAATATTTCACCTGCTCTGAACTGCACGGCGCCCTCTTGTTTAGTGGTGGGGGGGGTGTATCACATGTCTGCCAGTCTGCTCTGAGGCCACGATGGAGTGGAAGATTAGCTCTTGGAGTGTGTGATGAGTAATAAGGCAGTAAATTCAAGGGCCTCCAGAGATGATCTGTGCTTGGAGCCGTTCCCAGGTAGCCGGGCTGGATGACCAGCAGCTGACAGTCCCATGGGGCCAGAAGGAGCTGGTTCCAGTCTGTCTTCCAGCGGCAACACCTgtccccccatctctctctgttctcccaTTGGTGTCCAATCAGGCTGGAGGTATTAAACAATGCTTTCCGCATGGGGCTGTCATTATCCTTCACACTGCTACTCGCTGTAGAGCTGATTCTGTcacccatttctctctgtctgtctatccCTTACCCATCTGTCCCAAGCAGTGGTGCTAAAAATGGGAAGTCAACTAAGCAATTAATCAATCAACAGAGACTAAATCAACAACAAGAAGTCTTTATccaaagaaaaaagtcaaaaaatctATATAATCTTTAGTAAAAGCTCTAACAGAGAGCCAGTTAGCACTAACAGGTGGAATACCAGTATTAGTGTAATTGTTGAAAACCTTACCGAGGCCAAAGTGGGCGACGGGCTCCATCTCACACAGGTACCCGGAGCCACCATCGATGATCCGTGTGTGTGGGCCACTCTTTTTGGTGTACACCACCACTTTAGCTCCCCGGGCAAAAGCACCGAATTTTGTGCGGGGAATCACTCGCAGCCAGGAGTTGGTGGTTccctgagacacagacagaatcAGAAAAGGGAAGGGACGGTTTGGCTCAAGATAACACTGTCAAAGTGATGCCGTCGCCTTTCAGACGCCTTCCAAACACTCACCTGGATGACTTTGTAGACGGAGAGCGGCTGTGCTGCACTTTCCCCGTGAGACACCAGCAGCTCCAGACGCCCGTCACCATCAAAGTCTGTGGCTACAGCACCTGGAGAGCCATTACACTGATGATGCAACTAAACACTTCAGGAAAACAGCCTGCATAACATCCTAATGCCGGGAAACATGGACATAATGTTGCAGCAGTCACAGAACTAACTATGTGGAACAAGTCTTTATTTCTTCTATAAAGCACATGAAGGAAGACATCTCCAGTGGAGCACTGGTGCCACCTAATGGTAAGACATTGGAATAGCAGATACTTGTCACTTGACGCTGAGGTGATAGGTGAAAGGTGAAAGCACTCACCAGTTCCACGTCCTTCAGGCTCTGACGCCTCCCCAACGTTCAGCTCTTCTATCTGGGGGTCTCCATGTTCTCTCCTGCTCACCCTGTCACATCAGCATCGCAGCAGTTACCCATggaatcaaataaaacatcagtACTATGGCCACATTTTATATAGAAGAAACAAACTTGTACTTGTACATCCATTTTTGTCTCATATTCTTTCTTACTCTTACCTATTCAATTCTGTGTACTGATTTGTATTTGGCCATTAAAAGTGCTCTACAGATTGAGATTTTACATACAGATATATGATGAACGCCATCCAAATAATTTTCATAGATGAGCTACACAGTATTTGTCAACAACTCGCAAAGTATGATACAGTgtagttgcaactttacaataaacaattgctTAATGGATTGttaataaagcattttattggtCGTTTAAAGTGAAATAGCTATTAACCAAAGATGAGTTAACTAGAAATGTAGACTTCATTaattaagtttattttaagTGTTACCCAGCTATAATCAGCTAATGAAATATGATAGTGACATAAACTGAACTACATAACAGTAGCcttaaaatcagtttttctcAACCAGCTACACATTGAAATATTACTTACTTGTTAATGTTATCAACAATGCAATACTCCAGTAAtgtaatatactgtataataatATACAATCTAAGAGGGGATACTATACCTACTATATATACATTTTGCTGACAATAACTGTATACTTTTATTTGTGTGGAATCATAAAGAGAGGCTGCAGGACTTTTGCAGTGGGATGTCGCTGCTTTAAATAAGGATCTTCATACTTCTTCTCCTTTAAGACTCAAATGTCATCTCACATGACATTCAGCATTTGTAAATAGTAAGCAGGGCTGCAGGACAGTGGAAACAAACTGACATGACATTGTGATATTGTGGTTTTCTGTGATAAAtaaagcaaatgaaaaacacattcattttatCAAAGAACCAAAGTAGGCCCTGCTTCTTTTGGGTAAATTAATCAAGGACGACTGTGATTGGTGGTCGCTGTGTATGCAGCGCCCgcatgtctgtctctctcacactgaCTCAGTAGACAAACCTCTCCTGTAGATTAATCATAGCAATGACAAACTTGTGAGTTCTGCTTTTGTAGCAAGCAGCGAAAAACTTGATGTGACATGTTTGAGCTCATTTGCCTTACTTGACACTGTACGTCCTGCAGTTTGACtactgcacatgcacacaatgcAATGTCAATGCTGAAATTATATATGGTGCAGTCCTTATAGTAACTtgatcttcatttttttttttatgctacTTACAACCTTAGTAACATTTCATAATTAATTACCCTTAATGATTTGTTATATTCTCTTACTGATTTTCATCATAATTTCCTTGGTTTTAAATGATTTTCATCTTTCTgtgaatatttgttttaaagtatGACTTGTGAATTATTTGGCCTGATTTGAGAAATCATGCACATAACTACCTgcaatgcacctttaatgacaAAGCATTTCCATATCCAAGTTTCTTCAAGTTATAATTTCATTTCCCAGTGCACTAATGTGCTGATCCTGGCTGGTAAAGCCCTCAGCTCAGCTAAATATTGATTAGCAGAATTTAATTAATTAGCTCGGGCACAATAGTatgagcttgttttttttttcagtggcaGAGAGCAGAGTTAAATTAGCTGATTCATCTTCATACAAGACAATGGCAGAGCCGCGGGCTGTGGAGCAGTGACCCTCTCAGACCTTCAGCGTGTCCAGAAAGACAAATTCTCCTCCAGCGACCTGGCAGGACTATTCTGATCCAGGAAATCTCTGGGGCTTACTCTGATTATTGATATTCAGTATGAATTGACCCACTAGCTCATGGCCACATTCATCATGTCTTCTGCATCCTGTTACGAAAAACATGCCAGATCAGATCCTTTATTCAGACAGCGTGGGTTTATTCTACTATTAAGTCCTAACAATTGATATGTATCATATATTGCATTTGAGAGCTCAGCTCATTAATATTATCTAGAGAGGAAGCCAAACCATGAGCCAAAAAGAGACCTAAAACTGTCTTAATGAAAGACTCATTcatgtgtggaggaggaggcgggatGCCAGACTAGATAAGTATCCTTGGCTGGGAATTTTAAATTCTTCTCAGCTTCCTCCAAGCCCGGTTTTAGAATATTAAATCAAGACACAAGAGTAGTTCATTAAGCTCATCATCAAACTGCTCTGCTCTTTTAAAACTCACTACCATGCTTGCGTGCATATGTATGAGTGTGTCTGTTATTGCATGTGTACCTAAAGAGCCTGTTGGCAGATGGACCCCTGTAGGCGATGTTATTGAAGAAGACCTCCAGCTCGTTGTCATTGTCAAAGTCTGCAGCGATGACGGTGCGAACCGGGGACGGCATGGAAAACTTCTGGGACGCTATGTCCTGAGAAGAAAGCAAACACATGGAACATCAGTCACACACACCCGCAAATGTATGCATGAGCTAAGAATCCGAACACAGgcaggcgttttttttttcctcccgtgGGGTGAAAAATGCCTTTTCGGCAGTTAAaagctaaacaaaaaaaaaagcagcagcaatCACAGAACACAAAATTCTAAAAATAGACTTGGCCTGTACTGCAGATGTATTGATACACAAAATATATCTTTGCCATGCTCATCTTCTATTCGTATACATTACACTTTAACGTCTTGGTTGTCTTTCATATATTTCATATAAGTCTGttttcttctattttcttttttgggttttttatttcaaagaactttgaactggttatgaaacagacTCAATTGAATCGTGATGCCTCTGTATGACCAACATACACAAACAAGACAATGGGCGAAGATTTGCTTGATTCTATAATGTTATTCCATATTCTTGCCACTGGGTTGGATTctgaaaatcaaaataatttttcCTGGTGGAGTGCTGGGGATGAATTTCAGCGAGAGGCTGCATAAAGTTACAGCTCAGCTGAAGCGGATGCCAATAATGTTTACAACCCGTTTGGCGAATGTAGTTTGGTATAAAGAAAATACACCCACCCACTCTGG includes:
- the crtac1b gene encoding cartilage acidic protein 1; translation: MLLWLALFLPAVSSAQRSEPMFSAVTKTVLPPDYDNNPTQLNYGVAVTDVDGDGDLEMFVAGYNGPNLVLKYDKEKKRLVNIAVDNRSSPFYALRDRHGNAIGVTACDIDGDGREEIYVLNTNNAFSGRATYSDKLFKFRNGRFEDLLNDDINEHRDVANRMAGRSVACVDRKGTGRYAIYIANYASGNVGPHALIEMDEAASDLSQGVIALSNVAEQAGVNKFTGGRGVVVGPIVSQSMSDVFCDNEYGPNFLFRNNGDGTFTDVAQQAGVEDPMQHGRGVALADFNRDGKTDIVYGNWNGPHRLYMQMNNRKQKFKDIASQKFSMPSPVRTVIAADFDNDNELEVFFNNIAYRGPSANRLFRVSRREHGDPQIEELNVGEASEPEGRGTGAVATDFDGDGRLELLVSHGESAAQPLSVYKVIQGTTNSWLRVIPRTKFGAFARGAKVVVYTKKSGPHTRIIDGGSGYLCEMEPVAHFGLGKDVATNVEVYWPDGRSVARPLEPSDVNTVLEIHYPREEEEVTPTVEIETDRVLQCGHGFALNENGRCTDEDECTQFPSVCPSDRPICTNTYGSYKCRAKRRCNQGFEPNDDGSACVAQVAYFGGTRSSGERRWSGISFWLLSVSVLPLVSSHLQTGLL